In Erigeron canadensis isolate Cc75 chromosome 1, C_canadensis_v1, whole genome shotgun sequence, a single window of DNA contains:
- the LOC122586138 gene encoding subtilisin-like protease SBT1.5 has translation MGRFWLLIFTILCFLVANSVQIDDTKTFIVKIQNHLKPSVFTDVEHWYSATLGNLNSRKSNLEKVKSLQGDEKSNQEFLHVYKTVFHGFSARLTPQEAQELEAQPGVVAVLPDEIRRLHTTRSVEFLGLVDNESNQILKESDYGSNVIIGILDTGIAPESPSFHDQDLGPIPSDWKGECMEGEKFTKDLCNKKLIGARYFTAGYEASIDITNNGSNLVKSARDTDGHGTHTASTAAGRTVPNASLFGFAKGTAAGVAPKARLAMYKICWGEECRESDILAGIDKAVEDGVHVISISVGGTTTRPYNLDPIAIGSFGAMSKGVFVSASAGNGGPDMMSVTNGAPWITTVGASTIDRRFPADLILEDGTVITGASVASGEWKTNPATKSFPLIHGRNASQGQITNSKSATCMPESLDNELVKGKIVICDRGGNARVKKGEVVKNAGGIGVIVSNVAPQGEGLVSDSYTIPGMLITESAGKKLNSYLNSSKNPVAKLIIRGTQTGVKPAPVVASFSSRGPSADSFYVLKPDIIAPGVDILAAWPDDVPPSETSSDSRRTRFNILSGTSMSCPHVSGFAALLKGAHPDWSPAMIRSAMMTTAYMTDTEGKPLLDDQTYNESTVWSTGAGHVDPAKAVDPGLVYDITVDDYLHFLCAMNYSTQAFKRFSPKPFKCNKKHNKPWNINYPSISIAYGEPRGLSESEVAITRTVTHVDDGTSTYKAIVTSPKGVNITIEPETMRFTAIGEKQSYTVKIASDKIKNGSWGSMETRLGKLTWTDGKHNVVSPIVVTWQHLL, from the coding sequence ATGGGTCGGTTTTGGCTATTAATTTTCACAATTCTCTGTTTTTTAGTTGCAAATTCGGTGCAAATTGATGATACTAAAACTTTTATTGTCAAGATCCAAAATCACTTGAAACCATCTGTTTTCACTGATGTAGAACACTGGTATAGTGCAACTCTTGGGAATTTAAATTCAAGAAAGTCGAATTTAGAAAAAGTAAAGAGTCTACAAGGTGATGAAAAGTCGAATCAAGAGTTCCTTCATGTTTATAAAACCGTTTTCCATGGTTTTTCAGCCAGATTGACTCCTCAAGAAGCTCAAGAACTTGAAGCACAACCAGGTGTCGTGGCTGTTTTACCTGATGAAATTCGTCGGCTTCATACAACTCGGTCAGTTGAGTTTTTGGGGTTGGTTGATAACGAAAGTAATCAAATCTTGAAAGAGTCTGACTATGGGTCTAATGTCATTATTGGCATTTTGGACACTGGCATCGCCCCTGAATCACCAAGCTTCCATGATCAAGATCTTGGTCCAATCCCTTCGGATTGGAAAGGAGAGTGCATGGAAGgtgaaaagtttacaaaagatctCTGCAACAAGAAATTAATTGGGGCGAGGTATTTTACTGCCGGGTATGAAGCAAGTATTGACATAACTAATAATGGCTCGAATCTTGTTAAATCTGCAAGAGACACTGATGGCCATGGCACCCACACAGCTTCGACTGCAGCTGGAAGAACCGTTCCCAATGCATCATTGTTCGGGTTTGCTAAAGGAACCGCTGCTGGGGTGGCACCAAAAGCTAGACTTGCGATGTATAAGATATGTTGGGGAGAAGAATGTAGGGAGTCTGACATACTAGCTGGAATAGATAAAGCGGTTGAAGATGGTGTCCATGTCATCTCGATTTCGGTTGGTGGCACTACCACTAGGCCTTATAACCTAGATCCTATAGCCATAGGATCTTTCGGTGCAATGAGTAAAGGTGTGTTTGTTTCGGCTTCAGCAGGTAATGGGGGTCCTGATATGATGTCAGTGACAAATGGAGCTCCATGGATCACAACAGTTGGTGCAAGCACAATCGACAGGAGGTTTCCTGCGGATTTAATATTAGAAGATGGGACGGTAATAACCGGGGCATCGGTTGCAAGCGGAGAGTGGAAAACTAATCCAGCAACCAAATCCTTTCCTCTCATTCATGGAAGGAATGCATCACAAGGTCAGATCACGAATTCTAAATCTGCCACTTGCATGCCTGAATCACTCGATAATGAACTAGTAAAAGGGAAGATTGTGATTTGTGACCGAGGTGGTAATGCAAGAGTCAAGAAAGGTGAAGTGGTCAAGAACGCTGGTGGCATAGGTGTAATAGTATCCAACGTGGCACCACAAGGCGAAGGACTTGTATCGGACTCATATACCATTCCTGGCATGTTGATAACGGAATCAGCAGGTAAAAAACTTAATAGTTATTTGAATTCTTCAAAAAATCCTGTGGCTAAATTGATTATCCGTGGAACTCAAACCGGGGTGAAGCCTGCACCAGTGGTTGCATCTTTCTCATCAAGGGGACCGAGTGCTGACTCGTTTTATGTACTCAAGCCTGACATAATAGCACCAGGTGTGGACATCTTAGCCGCATGGCCTGACGATGTGCCACCTAGTGAAACATCATCTGACTCTCGACGGACAAGATTTAATATATTATCTGGCACTTCCATGTCATGCCCTCATGTGTCTGGTTTTGCTGCCTTACTGAAAGGGGCTCACCCGGATTGGTCTCCAGCCATGATTAGATCAGCAATGATGACCACGGCCTATATGACAGACACAGAAGGGAAGCCGTTACTAGATGACCAGACATACAATGAATCCACCGTGTGGAGCACAGGTGCAGGTCATGTAGACCCTGCGAAAGCCGTTGATCCAGGATTAGTATATGATATCACAGTGGACGATTACCTGCACTTTCTATGTGCAATGAACTACTCAACCCAAGCATTCAAACGGTTTTCCCCCAAACCATTCAAGTGTAATAAGAAGCATAATAAGCCATGGAACATTAATTATCCCTCGATATCAATAGCATATGGTGAACCAAGAGGATTATCAGAGTCAGAGGTAGCAATCACAAGAACTGTGACTCATGTTGATGATGGTACATCAACCTACAAGGCAATCGTAACAAGCCCGAAAGGAGTCAATATAACCATCGAGCCAGAAACAATGCGTTTTACTGCAATTGGAGAAAAACAAAGCTATACGGTTAAAATAGCATCAGATAAGATAAAAAATGGCTCATGGGGAAGTATGGAGACACGGTTGGGTAAATTGACTTGGACTGATGGGAAGCATAATGTGGTTTCGCCAATCGTTGTTACGTGGCAACATTTGCTCTAG